In Stieleria varia, one genomic interval encodes:
- a CDS encoding addiction module protein has product MTADQLISDAALLPTSDRLRIAQAIWDSLPEDACPAPGPEFQAELDRRMAKYRENPGSGMTIDELRARLEADRAK; this is encoded by the coding sequence ATGACCGCTGACCAACTGATTTCTGACGCGGCTTTGCTGCCAACATCCGACCGACTTCGCATTGCCCAAGCAATTTGGGATTCTCTACCCGAAGACGCTTGTCCGGCCCCTGGTCCGGAATTCCAGGCGGAACTAGATCGCAGGATGGCAAAGTATCGGGAAAACCCGGGGAGTGGCATGACGATCGATGAGCTTCGTGCCAGGCTAGAAGCCGATCGAGCTAAATGA
- the ltrA gene encoding group II intron reverse transcriptase/maturase produces MKLEGQSSGTKSSNIDRGKAVGISRDSDLAPAVLSDGPTVLTRLDRISQRAKADPGAVFNNLFSLLNYELLWYAFRRLKRGKTPGVDNVTVEDYEENLRANLQDLLLRLHRGSYRPRPSLRKNIPKGNGKTRPLGIACVEDKLVQRAVVMILEQIYEVDFHDASYGYRPKRSCHAALSTLGAIIATQRVNWISDADIEGFFDNVSHERLIELLRIRVSDPKMLRLITGFLRAGVMIDGKLTATEDGVPQGASLSPLLANVYLNYVLDQWFEQEVKPRLRGEAYIVRFADDFVCGIELESDARRYQAVLPKRLARFSLSIAEEKTKLIRFGRFARRDSQRLGEGAPAVFDFLGFTHYCGRSRAGKFKLKRKTSGKKLRMKLSEMRLWFHHQLSTPVGEMWQVLNAKLRGHYQYYGINDNWPMLMAFRSKVRRMAKRHLSRRSQKSYVNWDDFNLFTERHPLASPVGLTDLIAMSRAKRSAGDK; encoded by the coding sequence TTGAAGCTTGAAGGCCAATCAAGTGGAACGAAGTCGAGTAATATCGATCGAGGGAAGGCGGTCGGGATTTCACGCGATTCAGACCTGGCACCGGCCGTACTCAGTGACGGACCCACGGTGCTAACCAGGCTGGATCGCATCTCTCAACGAGCGAAAGCGGACCCGGGAGCGGTTTTCAACAACCTCTTCTCGCTGCTCAACTACGAGCTGCTCTGGTACGCCTTTCGCCGATTGAAACGAGGCAAGACGCCCGGCGTCGACAACGTCACGGTGGAAGACTACGAAGAGAATCTGCGGGCCAACCTGCAGGACCTTCTTCTGCGACTGCACCGAGGCTCCTATCGGCCGAGACCAAGTTTGCGAAAGAACATTCCCAAAGGGAATGGGAAAACGAGGCCGCTTGGTATCGCTTGCGTGGAGGACAAACTTGTCCAACGCGCAGTCGTGATGATCTTGGAACAAATCTACGAAGTCGACTTTCATGACGCTTCGTATGGTTACCGTCCCAAGCGATCCTGTCACGCGGCCCTGTCGACACTTGGGGCGATCATCGCCACGCAAAGAGTGAACTGGATCAGTGACGCAGACATCGAAGGTTTCTTCGACAATGTGTCTCATGAACGCTTAATCGAATTGCTGCGCATCCGTGTCAGCGACCCGAAGATGCTTCGACTGATCACCGGTTTTCTTAGAGCCGGAGTGATGATCGATGGCAAGCTGACGGCAACCGAAGACGGTGTCCCACAAGGGGCAAGTCTCTCCCCGTTGTTGGCCAACGTGTATTTGAATTACGTGTTGGACCAATGGTTCGAGCAAGAAGTCAAGCCACGGCTTCGGGGCGAAGCGTACATCGTACGCTTTGCTGATGATTTCGTGTGCGGCATTGAACTTGAATCTGATGCGAGGAGATACCAAGCGGTATTGCCCAAGCGACTTGCCCGGTTCTCGCTGTCAATCGCCGAGGAGAAAACCAAGTTGATCCGTTTTGGACGTTTCGCCCGTCGCGATAGCCAGCGGTTGGGTGAAGGCGCTCCAGCGGTATTCGACTTCCTCGGATTCACTCATTACTGCGGCCGGTCACGTGCCGGGAAGTTCAAACTGAAAAGGAAAACGTCGGGTAAGAAGCTGCGTATGAAGCTGAGTGAAATGCGTCTCTGGTTTCATCATCAGCTCTCCACTCCGGTGGGCGAAATGTGGCAAGTGCTCAACGCGAAACTTCGGGGGCACTATCAGTATTACGGGATCAATGACAATTGGCCGATGCTGATGGCGTTCCGAAGCAAGGTTCGCCGGATGGCAAAACGTCACCTGAGCCGCCGCAGTCAAAAGAGCTACGTGAACTGGGACGATTTCAATCTCTTCACGGAGCGTCACCCCTTGGCGAGCCCCGTCGGTTTAACGGACCTGATCGCGATGTCACGGGCGAAGCGAAGTGCGGGGGACAAGTGA
- a CDS encoding reverse transcriptase domain-containing protein, with amino-acid sequence MGRWGSIGLRCRSQSVGFTTGTRPVGVWSNRTNGNSYADDFVIFTKTEAAAQRVYGSTERFLTERLKLSVNHDKSSIRKTDGLEYVGYEFRGYGGQIRVSNKVVGYAPATGNSGGNRRPV; translated from the coding sequence GTGGGGAGATGGGGTTCGATTGGCCTGCGGTGTCGTAGCCAGTCAGTCGGATTCACCACCGGCACGAGGCCGGTTGGAGTCTGGTCAAATCGAACGAATGGTAACAGCTATGCAGACGACTTTGTGATTTTCACAAAGACCGAAGCGGCGGCGCAGCGTGTGTACGGGAGCACCGAACGCTTCTTGACCGAGCGTCTGAAATTGTCCGTCAATCACGACAAAAGCAGCATCCGCAAGACGGATGGGCTTGAGTACGTGGGCTACGAGTTTCGTGGCTACGGCGGCCAAATTCGCGTGAGCAATAAGGTCGTCGGGTACGCGCCTGCTACTGGAAACAGTGGCGGAAATCGAAGACCCGTCTGA
- a CDS encoding ankyrin repeat domain-containing protein, translating into MKRIAILFACVVILLVAIPLLFLATVDLNDFQNPMLNASCDGDTAEIERLLANGSDPNTSDAFNNTPLSIAAHFGQTDAAKLLLIKGANIDGISGQMTPLQCAIYSGHRDTATFLLTQNADPDLTDDYGMSSLTIAAQKGDAKMVEALLKAGANIEHVDNDGWRPLHSVLRATAISDADRLASVAVLLRYGADPNANNPGGFERDSEHDSHIGYRTTNPNVGNTPIAIATSNGFTEIVAELNSNGGA; encoded by the coding sequence ATGAAACGCATCGCCATACTTTTCGCGTGTGTTGTGATCTTGCTGGTTGCGATTCCGTTGTTGTTTCTCGCAACGGTTGATCTCAACGACTTTCAAAACCCGATGCTAAACGCATCATGCGACGGCGATACCGCCGAGATCGAACGGCTGCTCGCGAATGGTTCGGACCCCAACACTTCTGACGCATTCAACAACACTCCGCTCTCGATTGCCGCGCACTTTGGTCAGACCGACGCCGCTAAACTACTGCTCATCAAAGGCGCAAACATTGACGGCATTAGCGGGCAGATGACACCACTCCAATGTGCGATTTACAGTGGCCATCGCGATACCGCGACGTTTCTCTTAACCCAAAACGCGGACCCAGATCTAACGGATGACTACGGGATGTCATCACTTACGATCGCCGCACAGAAAGGTGACGCCAAAATGGTCGAAGCCTTGCTTAAGGCGGGAGCGAATATCGAACATGTCGACAACGACGGTTGGCGCCCACTGCATTCCGTACTTCGGGCCACGGCCATTTCGGATGCAGATCGACTTGCATCCGTTGCGGTCTTGCTAAGATATGGGGCTGATCCAAATGCAAACAACCCAGGCGGATTTGAACGTGACAGCGAACACGATAGTCACATTGGTTATCGAACGACGAATCCGAATGTTGGCAATACCCCCATCGCGATAGCGACGAGTAACGGATTCACAGAGATCGTCGCCGAGTTGAACTCGAACGGTGGCGCATAA